AACATTCTGCAAAATCGACACCGCTTTTTCCAGGTCACCGGATTTGTAATATACCCAGCCCAGCGTGTCACGGAAGGCCGGTTGCGACGATGTATCAAAGTGCTCGACCAGCGTCCTGGCTTTTTTCAGGCTCTCAGCGTCTCCCTGATGATCCACCAGCAAGGCCGCCAGGTTGTTTGCGGCAACGTGAACGTTCGGATTTTTGCTCAAAATACGTTCGTAAGCAGCGATAGCCTCTTTGAAGTTTCGGGTTCTTTCATGGAACTCCGCCTTATGCAGCAACAACATCGCGTCATCGGGAATCGCCTGAAGGCCCTGTCGATAGACTTCTTCCGCCGCCGGCATATCACCGAGCATGAATTTGAGATTGGCAAGATTTCTGTATGGCACATTCCATTTTGGATTGGCCTTGATTGCCTGGCGCAACGCCTTCTCTGCTTCGGGGTACTGTTTGCGCGCGATATGAACTTCGGCCAGCAATTCATGCACAAACCGGTGATCAGGCGTTTTCTCTATAATTGCTTCCAGGCGGCTGACCGCGCGTTCCGGTTTACCCTGCGCCATATAGGCGTTCACTATTCCGGACAGCGGCTGCAGGACATCGACGCCGGATTTTTTGAGTGCCTGGTCGAATTCAAGAATTGCCGCGTCATATTTCTTCTGCGCCAGATAAAACTGCCCCATTTGATAATAACCACGCGAGTCGTCTGGATAGATCTCCTTGATTTTTGCGATCGCAGCTTGCAGACCTTTCAAATCGCGCTTGGCGGCATGTACTTCCACCTTGGCTTGCAGCGCGTCGATATCCTTCGGCGACACTTTGAGTGCTTCATCTATCCATTTCTGGGCGCTCGCATAATCCTTGGCCTTTACATAAAATTGCGCCATTCCCAGTCGTACTTTCGGATTCCCGGGATTCAACTCTACAGCTTTGAGCAGGCTTTCTTTCGCAAGCTCCGGCGCCTCATTCAACATGTGCGCGCTGGCAAGCAGCGTGAGAACCTCAATGGACTTTGGCTGATCTTTCTCCACTATCCGCAGACTGGTAATGGCATCTTGTGCGTTGCCCTTTGCCAGGGATAATTTGGCCTTGAGGAGCAACGCCTCGTTGTCCTGCTGATTTTCCTCAAGAACCTCGGACATCAGCCGCTCGGACTCATCCAGGCGGCTGCGCGCAAACAACAGGTTGGCCAACCTTGTTTTGGCAGCGAGGGTTTCCTGCTTGGTTCCATCAGCCTTGATGATCGCCCTGTAGGCGTCTTCGGCCTTGTCTAAAGCGCCGTTACGCTCATACAGGCTGGCCAGCCCGAATTGAAGCTTGAGGCCATCGGGATTGGCCTTGATGGCGGCAAGCAGTACCGTCTCCGCCTTCGGGAAATCGTTCCGACCCACGAAATAGTTCGCCAACAACAAATGACGATCCATGTCGGCGGGATCGGCCTCGACAGCATTGCGCAGGGTTGCTTCCGCCTTGTCAGCCTGACCGAGCTGGGAATAAAAGTTTGCAAGCGATACACGATGCGGCAGTTTGTCCGGCTCGATGCGTATTATTTCCTGAAGAAGCTCTTCAGCCTTGGCGCTGTCTTTTTTGCTGAAATAGATACCGGCTAACGCGACACGGAATGACACATTTTTCGGGCTTGCCGCAATCCCTTTTTCAAGCACCTTCACCGCCATGTCGGGTTTGCCCTGCTTCATGTAAAACACTGAAAGGAGATCAATAACATCATCCTCGGTTGATTTGGTCGCCAGCAATTCATCCGCCTTCTGAAAGGCGGATTTGGTATCACCCTTCTGGGCCATGACCAGGATCTTCAGTGCCTGGCACACGCTGTTGTCGGGCTGCTTTGCCAGGACATAATCCGCCATTTCCAGCGCTTTGTCGGCGTTTCCGGAGAGAAGATACATAAGTCCCAGCCTGACTCTGGCTTTAAGATGCTCAGGATTCAGTTCTACTGCTTTTGCATAGGAACCGAATGCTTGCTGCCAATTTTGCTTTTTCTCTTCGAGAAGGCCGAGCAGATAATAAGCTTCTGCAAACTTGGGGTCGATTTGCAGTGCATTCTTGATCTCGATCTTGGCTTTATCGTAATTCTGCGCCTCCATGTAGGCCTTGCCCTTCTCAAGGTACCTGGCCTTGCGTTGCTCGGCGCCGCCACAACCGGAAATAACCAGTGCGACCAGCGCCAGCGCGATCGTCTTGATGATGATAGTTCTGTGAACCATTACATGCCCCAGGGTGTTTATGTTTGAGTTGAAAGGATTCGTGGCAACCGGCTAGATCAGACCGCGTACAGCAATTGTCGCCAGGGTGGTGAGCGTAGCGAAAGTCAGAAGATGCACCAGTTTGCGCATGCGCGTAATGATGAGTTCGCAACCATAAAAGAGAATCATAAGCTTGACCGCCATGCCTCCCAGCTCTGCCTTCTCAGGCAGATTATGCAGTAAAAATCCGGCAAACAGAACCACAAAAATGATCAGATAATCCATGGGCGTGGTCTTGAACTCGGCCTTGCTGCCATAGCGGATG
The DNA window shown above is from Sulfuricaulis limicola and carries:
- a CDS encoding tetratricopeptide repeat protein: MVHRTIIIKTIALALVALVISGCGGAEQRKARYLEKGKAYMEAQNYDKAKIEIKNALQIDPKFAEAYYLLGLLEEKKQNWQQAFGSYAKAVELNPEHLKARVRLGLMYLLSGNADKALEMADYVLAKQPDNSVCQALKILVMAQKGDTKSAFQKADELLATKSTEDDVIDLLSVFYMKQGKPDMAVKVLEKGIAASPKNVSFRVALAGIYFSKKDSAKAEELLQEIIRIEPDKLPHRVSLANFYSQLGQADKAEATLRNAVEADPADMDRHLLLANYFVGRNDFPKAETVLLAAIKANPDGLKLQFGLASLYERNGALDKAEDAYRAIIKADGTKQETLAAKTRLANLLFARSRLDESERLMSEVLEENQQDNEALLLKAKLSLAKGNAQDAITSLRIVEKDQPKSIEVLTLLASAHMLNEAPELAKESLLKAVELNPGNPKVRLGMAQFYVKAKDYASAQKWIDEALKVSPKDIDALQAKVEVHAAKRDLKGLQAAIAKIKEIYPDDSRGYYQMGQFYLAQKKYDAAILEFDQALKKSGVDVLQPLSGIVNAYMAQGKPERAVSRLEAIIEKTPDHRFVHELLAEVHIARKQYPEAEKALRQAIKANPKWNVPYRNLANLKFMLGDMPAAEEVYRQGLQAIPDDAMLLLHKAEFHERTRNFKEAIAAYERILSKNPNVHVAANNLAALLVDHQGDAESLKKARTLVEHFDTSSQPAFRDTLGWVYYKSGDLEKAVSILQNVVKQAPNVSVFRYHLGMAYYKQGNLAEAKAELAKASTGKDDFAGKDEARETLKKIP